From a single Pempheris klunzingeri isolate RE-2024b chromosome 2, fPemKlu1.hap1, whole genome shotgun sequence genomic region:
- the lamb3 gene encoding laminin subunit beta-3: MRILLLLAAVAAVSQAQTDCSQGACYPPSDDLLQGRAHQLHASSTCGLTGSEVYCTPYQQRRMKCCPCDSRNPNSQLAHTIQDALSTSGPDRWWQSRKELNPVTLQLDLDNLFQLDNLVLSFKGPRPSAFVIERTLDNGKTWQPALYLATDCQKAFPGVPTATPLTLDQTYCHTLAPTGANPYQDHIIHFSPLHQYAYAPGTTSQKIENMSGLTGLRVRLTELGNVPRLPGRPLSRFYALKEMRVMGSCMCHGHANRCLPQAHNNLLPNRIQVNPQCDCQHNTAGVNCERCADLYNNLPWRPAEEGNTHTCQRCECNNHAQRCHFDRAVYEASGRRSGGVCEGCMHHTTGPKCDQCAPGYQPNPQSRMDRPDACIRCICSAEGTVNGGRCEDSQGSCQCKVNVEGPRCDRCKRGYYGLSASNPLGCSKCSCSPDGSLSDVCDSVTGQCPCRSHFHGLTCDACSKGYWKPYLSGRCEPCGCDPTRSYSDTCDQVSGQCQCRPSFGGRTCSECADNTYGDSLLGCQPCRCDAEGTLPQVCNKQTGACLCRPGVTGSRCDSCSRGHCDSFPACETCPSCYFTLDGQRKNLSLALERLSPSYPSRPGGDVDLGNFGPRIRTLEANLKLIRDSISLPPTIARQVDDALFQLNKLRDQVDKVYNDLSPLERTPGLDSELDKLRALLNSLTVEYKSRKDALDNSISPSNTGEFTAIKDAYDESTDAAKKVDASGNKVKESADVREEAEDLQNEVQPANTRDLDKLKQDMASRPDLTPAAKQVCGSVRSKPCTPLQCEGGELCPPEGTPPCKKEGKCVGALPLSKRANADAKDVKDRLDKLTNKITEAAEKLQQTQEATNQVRQSAEKLSNRMKQTRDELEEDLQETRDVVKELRDFLSEPSSNLTHIQEVSDWILKAKLPLGLSTLKRKLEELKNLAASLPDSTAVLNEAEPQLDTARRLLQEAQNARDTAVGVKADVDGLLLGFGSVEGSLSDLEDKLQESMDLISKLNSSLTKANEQLSPAEMALDEVSTLIKPMKPQLDELKDLLQTGGQQAQNAQDYADKADDEAAAANKDLLSLEEQLDRLKDLAPGESGGEAGPVGDRLVKLQQDAGALANTTEHMMKALEGKADSLRMLQDEITQKSAKLEGLDAKLKEILEKLRKKARDHSTCQG; encoded by the exons AGGAGGATGAAGTGTTGTCCATGTGACTCCAGGAACCCAAACAGTCAGCTGGCCCACACTATCCAGGATGCCCTGTCCACCTCTGGACCAGATAGATGGTGGCAGTCCAGGAAAG AGTTGAATCCAGTGACTCTCCAGTTGGACCTTGACAACCTGTTCCAACTTGACAACCTGGTGCTCAGCTTCAAG GGTCCTCGTCCCAGTGCCTTTGTCATAGAGAGGACACTGGATAATGGCAAGACGTGGCAGCCTGCTCTCTACTTGGCTACAGACTGTCAGAAAGCTTTTCCTGGAGTCCCCACAGCAACACCTCTGACCCTGGACCAAACGTACTGCCACACACTGGCCCCTACTGGAGCAAATCCATACCAGGATCACATA ATCCACTTCAGTCCCTTGCATCAGTATGCTTACGCTCCAGGTACCACCAGCCAAAAGATTGAAA ATATGTCTGGGTTAACGGGGCTGAGGGTGAGGCTGACGGAGCTTGGTAATGTGCCACGTCTACCGGGAAGACCTCTCAGTAGGTTTTATGCTCTAAAAGAGATGAGGGTGATGGGCAGCTGTATGTGCCATGGACACGCCAACCGATGCCTGCCACAGGCCCACAACAACCTCCTGCCCAACCGCATACAG GTGAACCCTCAGTGCGACTGCCAGCATAACACAGCAGGTGTGAACTGCGAGCGTTGTGCTGATCTCTACAATAATCTGCCCTGGAGACCTGCAGAGGAGGGCAACACCCACACCTGCCAGC GCTGTGAGTGTAACAACCATGCCCAGCGCTGTCATTTTGACCGGGCAGTGTATGAGGCCAGTGGACGTAggagtggaggtgtgtgtgagggttgtATGCACCACACCACAGGGCCAAAATGTGACCAGTGTGCACCGGGCTACCAGCCAAACCCACAAAGCCGAATGGACCGTCCTGATGCCTGCATAC GCTGTATCTGCAGTGCTGAGGGGACAGTGAATGGGGGGAGGTGTGAAGACAGCCAAGGCTCGTGTCAGTGTAAAGTGAATGTTGAAGGTCCGCGCTGTGACCGCTGTAAGAGAGGCTACTACGGCCTGAGCGCCTCCAACCCTCTGGGCTGCTCCA AGTGTTCCTGCTCTCCAGACGGGTCGCTGTCAGATGTTTGTGACTCTGTGACCGGCCAGTGTCCCTGTCGTTCCCACTTCCATGGCCTGACCTGTGACGCGTGTTCCAAAGGCTACTGGAAACCATATCTGTCAGGACGCTGCGAGCCCTGTGGCTGTGACCCCACCAGGTCATACAGTGACACTTGTGACCAG GTGAGCGGTCAGTGTCAGTGCAGACCAAGCTTTGGAGGCAGAACGTGTTCCGAGTGCGCGGACAACACGTACGGAGACTCTCTCCTGGGCTGCCAAC CGTGCCGGTGTGATGCTGAAGGAACCCTCCCACAAGTTTGCAATAAGCAGACAGGAGCCTGTTTGTGTCGGCCGGGTGTCACCGGGTCTCGCTGTGACTCCTGCAGTCGAGGACACTGTGACTCCTTCCCTGCCTGCGAGACATGTCCCTCCTGCTATTTTACCCTGGACGGCCAGAGAAAGAACCTCAGCTTGGCTCTGGAGAGGCTCTCCCCCAGCTACCCTTCTCGCCCTGGGGGTGATGTTGATCTTGGAAACTTCGGGCCGCGCATCCGCACCTTGGAGGCCAACCTGAAACTGATCCGGGACTCCATATCCCTTCCACCCACTATTGCCAGACAGGTTGATGATGCTCTGTTCCAACTGAACAAGCTCAG GGACCAGGTGGACAAGGTCTACAATGACCTTTCACCCTTGGAGAGAACTCCTGGTCTGGACTCGGAGCTGGACAAACTGCGGGCTCTGCTGAACAGCCTCACTGTGGAGTACAAATCCAGGAAAGATGCACTGGACAACTCCATAAGTCCCAGCAACACAG GAGAATTCACTGCCATCAAGGACGCCTATGATGAGTCTACAGATGCGGCTAAGAAGGTAGATGCCAGCGGAAACAAAGTGAAGGAGTCAGCTGAtgtcagagaggaggctgaggacCTTCAAAACGAAGTACAGCCAGCCAACACCAGAGATCTGGACAAACTGAAGCAGGACATGGCTTCCCGACCTGACCTCACTCCTGCTGCCAAGCAG GTATGCGGCAGTGTTCGCTCCAAGCCCTGCACCCCTCTCCAGTGTGAGGGTGGAGAGTTGTGTCCACCTGAGGGAACCCCACCCTGTAAAAAAGAAGGGAAGTGCGTGGGTGCCCTGCCTCTGAGCAAGAGAGCTAATGCTGATGCTAAAGATGTGAAAGACCGACTGGACAAGCTGACTAATAAGAtcacagaggctgcagagaag CTCCAGCAAACACAGGAGGCAACCAATCAGGTGAGACAGTCTGCAGAGAAGCTGTCCAACAGGATGAAGCAGACGAGAGATGAGTTAGAAGAAGACTTACAGGAGACGCGTGATGTTGTGAAAGAGCTGAGAGATTTCCTGTCAG agCCGTCCTCCAACCTGACCCACATCCAGGAGGTGAGCGACTGGATCCTGAAAGCCAAACTGCCTCTCGGCCTGTCCACTctgaagaggaagctggaggagctgaagaatcTGGCGGCTAGTCTACCAGACAGCACGGCCGTGTTGAACGAGGCCGAGCCGCAGCTCGACACAGCCAGGAGACTGCTGCAGGAAGCTCAGAACGCCAG GGACACAGCAGTGGGAGTAAAGGCTGACGTGGATGGGCTTCTATTAGGCTTTGGCTCGGTGGAGGGTTCTCTCTCTGACCTGGAGGACAAACTGCAAGAGAGCATGGATCTCATTAGCAAACTCAACAGCAGCCTGACTAAG GCCAATGAACAGCTGAGCCCAGCAGAGATGGCTCTGGATGAGGTATCGACACTGATAAAGCCAATGAAACCTCAATTGGATGAGCTCAAAGACCTGCTGCAGACAGGAGGCCAGCAGGCCCAGAATGCACAGGATTATGCAGACAAAGCTGATGatgaagcagctgctgcaaatAAG GACCTGCTATCtttggaggagcagctggaccGTCTTAAAGACTTGGCTCCCGGTGAGTCAGGTGGAGAGGCGGGGCCAGTGGGGGATCGACTggtgaagctgcagcaggatgCTGGCGCTCTGGCCAACACCACTGAACACATGATGAAGGCTCTGGAAG GCAAAGCAGATTCCCTCAGGATGCTGCAAGATGAAATCACTCAGAAGTCAGCAAAGCTTGAAGGACTTGATGCCAAGCTTAAAGAAATCTTGGAAAAACTTCGAAAGAAAGCCAGGGACCACAGCACCTGCCAGGGCTGA